One Comamonas endophytica DNA window includes the following coding sequences:
- a CDS encoding TetR/AcrR family transcriptional regulator produces MKPTATKRPDAATRRAQLLDAADAVFITHGVNAPLELVVERAGVGRATLYRQFPDRDAILLALLERSTERLQEQAQALKERPDAFFALMAYLSERIVRSPALSDYWRSSSLSDPRFAHLRRQVWSTFAPALERAQAQGLVRADVQARDLSLLIGMLGAALRGTSDAERRRLAQQALDVIRRGLRPDAQEHAVRE; encoded by the coding sequence ATGAAGCCCACCGCCACCAAGCGCCCCGATGCCGCGACGCGCCGCGCGCAGCTGCTCGATGCGGCCGACGCCGTGTTCATCACCCACGGCGTCAATGCGCCGCTGGAACTCGTGGTGGAGCGCGCCGGCGTGGGCCGCGCCACGCTGTACCGGCAGTTTCCCGACCGCGACGCGATCCTGCTGGCGCTGCTCGAACGCTCGACCGAGCGGCTGCAGGAGCAGGCGCAGGCCCTGAAGGAACGCCCCGACGCGTTCTTCGCGCTGATGGCCTATCTTTCCGAGCGCATCGTGCGTTCCCCTGCACTGTCGGACTACTGGCGCAGCTCCAGCCTCAGCGATCCGCGCTTTGCCCATCTGCGCCGCCAGGTCTGGAGCACCTTCGCGCCCGCGCTCGAGCGCGCCCAGGCCCAGGGGCTGGTGCGCGCCGATGTGCAGGCGCGCGATCTGTCGCTGCTGATCGGCATGCTGGGCGCGGCGCTGCGCGGCACCAGCGATGCCGAGCGCCGGCGGCTGGCGCAGCAGGCGCTGGATGTCATCCGCCGCGGCCTGCGGCCCGACGCACAGGAGCATGCTGTCCGTGAATGA